gtttgacttatactcgccatatataattttgtagtgTTGTATAGTAGTTTAGTACAGATCTTTAATTGAAAATCCTTTTGTACGTACAttcaattaaactttaacaatCTCATAAATGCAATAGATTTGTGTCACTAAATCTACATTTAACCCTACCCAGAGTCGGCGGGTAATTTCTCTTAGTGTAGCTTTATTTGCGGCCGTCAGTGTCTAGTATTACagttaacacatttttaattgtgcTTGTTAAGCCCTAGCAAGGAGGTTATACTTCCACGCGCGTATTTCGCAGCATAATAAACTTAAGGTCCCGTCAAACTATATACcctgattaaaaatatatttcgtatattaacatttaaatgttaactgATTTACGACATATTCATAGTTTCATTTgttagattttgaatttacacTACATTTCGGAATTTCTGCGCAAATAAGAGCTAGGTGAATAAGAACATGCATCCTATttgtttcatatattaaaaaagtaaacctcattaaaattaatagctaGCTTCTAATGCATAGCGCCaaattttttaaggttatgttatttctctttataaacgccaaaaaaatatttttaacgtgTAGTTTCGCCTTAATAAGTAGAATTGCATGCAGGGCTCGGGAAAGGCTCCGGTCGATTTTATCCGTACCGACCTAAGTCAGTCGACGTTTGGCGCGCGTTCAGAAACCGCGCGTAATTCGTCCGCGATAAAGAGAGTGGTTATTTCGTAAGTCCAAGGACGGCCATTGTTggcaatataaaaaagcaaattcAAAAGGTATGAgaacttatttgttttttttattcttatgtcTTACATGTTCTGGTTTGTTTGGCtttgtacagttttttttgtgGCATAATTGATTACGTTTGCCTTAAACGTTATTgatgttgtaaaaatataaaattgtttttgtaaaatttagtatGAGTGTTAttcgaaaatataaattaaggttttaataaaaaaaatgctttataaaaaaaaagaaaatattataaatcaaaaaacttttttttttcaaatttaataaaacaaaagtaatgaGTAATATTGaatactaatcttactaatattataaatgcgaatctttgtatggacggatggatggatgtttgaaagtatctccagaacggctcaacggatcttgatgaaatttggcatatatgtagatcatagcctggaagaacacataggctacttaatatgttttttttttaattccgtgtggacggagtcgcgggcgacagctaatgcTAGTGCTAGTTACattataaacaagaaaatttaTCGCAAACTTAATATTGAAACTACAGGAAACATCTCATAAATAATCAAGACGTCAATCTGTATGAACATGTATGAGACGATAAAGGTGTGCCAGAAGCGCGACAAATAAAGTATAGAAAAGCTACATACCCTTCTGGGGTACGGGCGTGATACTGATGTTGAACTACTAATCTAGTTAGGCATATtactagaataaaatattcggtattactaaaataaactacGCTCATAATCGCTAAGTTATGACTCTActagttgaaattaaataattacgctcatttaataaaatgccgaaatttgatttaattttttcgtgtttttcaaatgaaattgaattaaaaaaaacttgagaggtgttaacggacacccggatggaacgaagttcctttcgattaattagtgaaggaattgtaataatttttttattttttttaagtcgcgacaccacactgttcaatgcgaaatagGAATGAAAATATCGggcttgctttctataagagagagagagacagacagagaaacatacgacgccgcacagcttacaatagctaactatagcaaaaagtgtcgagacaacttttcgtaagaattttttccgtctagcccccttttcacaacgcgcgataaggaacttcgttccaaaagaacaaaacaacaaactgTCAAAATATCCGAAATTCCATAGGTCGGTTGCAGTAAGGGCGATATTCTTGTGTACTTTTTTCAAGGTTCTGCTCGTCAGAGCGAAGTAAACGAGCGACACGAGATAGCGATTCTAATCTTTATTGCAACATTGGTACATTACGAATATTATTATGCCGGCTATACACGTTGGCCGAGGATTGTCGAGTGGAAGCCAACGCGAGCGTAGTTACAACGATACGTTAAGCAAGTCTATACAAGTGGCCAATGTATAACAATTATAGacaagtaattaatttctacTGGCGCACGGACCAACGACACCACAAGCAAAGCACATGAGAGTGCCTTTAATTTGTGCAGAAAAACCGACACCTCTCCGAAGTTAGGCAAGTGGTCGCGATCGCCGGAGATTCGTGACAAGCAATGTCAAATTAGCTCTATATATGTTGGGGCGAGCAACGCCTTGCGATAGCAATGCAAATGTACCGTCTATACGTTGGTATTCGGCAATTCTCGACCAACGTGTATAACGGTCATTAGACGGACGTGGTTTTTGCGCTAACACTATTGTACCTATGTTATGGTGGGTAAAAAATATGAGTAATCTCTTATTATAGATATAGTTTTATCGGTAATACACACtaagttgatttaaaaaaaaaatctatagtatatttataatgataacTTCTTTGTAACCATCACAGGCTTTCGACTTTTCGACTTCGAAACACTGATACATGGATAGGCTATAGGctgtggtattttgtgcctatttgattttggGTATTTTGGTGTTTACAGTAGCGGTTGGTATTGATGGTGAAGATTagatctaataataataatgatagatATCGAATTAACTGTCAATAACACTAATATTCGAGTTAAACAGTGTTAGGAaacagcaacaacatctgttgcacgaatgtgcTGGCTTGACCAGTGTAATACCACAAAATCACAGACATcaaatggaagtaattccgcgttccGTCTGATGGGTGTGCGTGAtgtaggcctaattttagtcgcCTTTCCCTTCCTTTTCTATAAGGAGAAGATGGGGAGGTGAAGTGGAATTAACTGAGATGGGTACAGATAGGATAGgattttctttctatttttctATCTGTTTTCCGTAGATTAAAGGTAGCATCTGCAATTTcagatgtctatgagcagtTGTCGCTTCGTTTATTTCGGCAAATTTAGGTgactgcttgctcgtttgccaacttattgtataaaaaaagtttaagtaGCATAGAAGTAAAGCTGTCATTACCTTTAAACGACCTATCCAACTATAGAGATCAGTGCTTCTAAATTGTATatcttaccgtgggtttctgagaccaatgtctttgtataaaaatccCTGTCATAATCATTgccaaaacagagataaacaatatgttttaatttaatttttagtctcagaaagtCACTGTTAAAGTGACAGATTACTGTACAATATTTGATTGTATGGGTAACGATTTTAATGGTTTGTACATTTGATAATTGACATTATTATCTTAGCGCCACAATAATTAAACCTTTGACATTTTGTCTTATCAAGAAAAACCCGACGTGTAGGTATAACAGTATACAAGGTTTGTTGATTTTAAGATCAATGACATTTATGATTGTTGCGATGTAAAATAGCACGACCACAATGACGAGATACtttttgaaagaaagaaagaaatacatttattcaaaagaaaaggtCAGCGCCAAATTTCAATGAACCCTAAAATATGAGCACAGCACAAAGAAAAACTATAtacaaatactagctgtcgcacgcgactccgtccgcgcgcagttaaaaaatgggggggggttatgaaaaatagatgttggccgattctcagaccttctgaatatgctcacaaaatttcatgagaatcggtcaagccgtttcgtaggagtacgggaacgaaaactgtgacacgagaattttatatattagaagagaTAGATTTAGATTTCTTGAAATCCATTTCGCATCTAAGAagaatttaacatttcttacgatgaagtaaaacattataatgctCATATCTGGTTATTAGAAATGTCTGTTCGTTCGCGCTTAGGGCATTGGTGGCATTTTGACTGACGCCTCGTCACTAACTTGCGACCAACTCGAGTTCGTCAGTAAGGACATTTTTCGCGCcatatattattgtatgattgtttaaaacatacaataatatatgGCATTTGAAGTTCCgctatttatataattgaccgttggtttctgagacctagaaacgcatttaaaacatatttttagctgacttcaaaaaaaaggaggttatcaattcgactgttattttttatgtgtgtttaCTGCGAAACTTcgtccctggtggtccgattttcataaaaattattttaatcgaaaggaagtgcttgcatatggatcccatttttttttgttttttttaatctgtattttgtcaaagataatgacaaggatgacgatatgttttatacagatattttggtctcggaaacccaccGTTAGGAGTTCAATTTGTATGAGatatagtaaaattacaaactgCTTaagttagttattaatttttgctaatttaacatgtttaaaacaattgtataCGGCAGCTGAAACATAACCTTACAAAATGTATCAGATTTCTGTCACATATAACGGctaaatatcaaatatcatgtttagaataaataaaaccaaagaggtttaatttcaaacaatatttaatccacaacaattttatttatattcgtgattctataacaataaaaatattatcaactgTCTCCAAGATGGCCGACATGCAGCGCACTGTTCGACTGACCCTTGTCGATAAAAAACGTgctaaattaacttaaaattaataatgttaataactagaagactctGTACAAAGTTCTTAGCAATGATCAAACGggtatgtgttttttttttttatctaaataatttactaataaaatcaATGAGGCACAATTTTCGTCGTTTTGGCGTACTCTTTTAGAACTTATcgtaatattaagattttttaagttCATTTCAATCCgacttcaaaattatataaacaaagaaaCGTCAAATTCTAATTAATGGCGTCCATAATGGActatttcactttttattGTTCCAAATAGAGTTGGCAACAGACAGTTAAATACGTAATAATTACGCCAAAACATTAAGGTATATAAACCTTCTGCGACCcatgagtgggataaggaaTTGAAGTTATTTCGTGAAAACTGTgagatttattatattcatttgtgaaataatgaatgtttagatggatgaatgttagTTATAATGTATCtatggaacggctcaacggatcttgaggAAATTCGGCACATTTATAGAACATAGGGAACAccatattaacaaaataaattcaaaactaaTCTCACTTTCAGTAGTTCTATCTAATATATCGAAGTGCCTACCCAAAACCGTAAAGTAGGTACATAGTCTATAACTCATTGGTAAAGTCACacattgattatttaattgagATTTGGGGAACAGCATGCTTTGACAACAGCATACTTTGACCCTTAGACATAGGATGTGTTGGGTTGCctttgtcaaatttcatcaagatccgttgagccgttttggagataacttctaacaaacatacatctaatctaaacattcgcatttataatacatattaagtaagattacaagtaataattataacagtaAACTTTGcgtataattttttagatAACGTAATTAAACTTACAACAAAAGTTATCTGAAGTCAACGGTGTCGAATGCAACAATAAACTAagtgataaaaaaacttatttacaacaataaactaagtgataaaaaaacttatttacaacaataaactaagtgataaaaaaacttatttacaacaataaactaagtgataaaaaatatattatttactatttaaagataaataatcttaatatttaatttgaaacaaaagattttttaaatacaaactagcttttacccgcgactccgtccgcgcggaataaaaaaataatagaaaacgggataaatattatcctatgtccttttcctggtcctaagctacctgcccaccaattttcagtcaaatcgattcagccgttcttgagttataaatagtgtaacaaacacaactttcttttatatatatagattacataAGGAAAATTAACGGGATGATAATTCAatttggttatttttaaaacaagctATTTATATtccgttttttaatttagacataactaaaaattaaaatatttgatataattattaatcttactaatgttataaatgcgaatgtttagatgtatggatgaatggatgtttgtttgaatgtatctccggaacaatTCAACCGATTTGATGAAATCtgtgatgtagaacatagtctggaagaacacataggatacttattaagttttttttaattccgcgcgggcgacagctagtacataatAGATGAGATAATCAGTTATTTCATTAAGAGGAAAACTCAAGAAACAGCCATCGGGGAATTACCCATATTTAACGTTTTGTCtgagttaaattaattttcactaGATTATCTATAAAATACGATGTATTGATAGGACTTAAATTAtctgaatcttactaatattataaatgcgaatgttaagatgttatggatggatgtttgtttgaagatatctccgtaacggctcaacggatcttgatgaaatttggcatagatatagagcatagtctggaagaacacatcgacgcccccatcgaataaccccgtaataggaaaaatcaaatttttcagaagaagcaaaaaaccgtatttctttaataacttcatcaataattattgtacaagaatcttttagataccaaaacaaagctaatttttatatcttcattgtatttaattttcattcatatgttccgggcgtattctgtgctttgaaggaaaaatgataataccggaaataaaaaaaatctgtttcaataatgactttttatctccgtaattaacattaagaaaaatataaaaaaattcacaacGTGTAATAGGACCTTTAGATGCCGAATTCAACGGAAAAGCAAAAACCCGGTAAGAGTGCATTACAGGATTATTCGTTGGGGGAGTcgataggctacttactaagtgttttttttattccacgcggatagagtcgcgggcgacaactagaatttgtgaaataaaagtattacagTAACTAGCATACAGTATTGTATTATATGTGATAATATGAAAGTATCAAAACGTGTGAATCCCGTTACATTTGTATCGTGTATATTGCACTTAATAAAGTGATTGCACAAAACGAGACCCAATTTAGGGATGCACTAAAATGGTGTAGTGATgtgtttataacatttatccACTTATAATTTATCCATTGAATAGCAATTTTTACTACGATATctcaactagctgtcgaccgcgactctgtccgtgaggaattaaaaaaacacgtagttaatagcctgtgtgttcttccagactatgttctacctctgtgacaaatttcgacaagatctgttgagctgttccggagatatctttaaacaaacatccatccaaacattcgcatttataataatagtaagaagtaagataacaaTTTGCGAGTCTAGAAAAGAGAGACTAGGACTGCGAGAAAAGTACAggcaaaaaaaatgaaaatgaaaaaaaaagagttgataaaatatgagtttataactttttcaaCTCGCAGATTctaccttttttatatttatatcgtTAGGGCACGTATTCATGTAAAATcgtatttgaaacaaattgtaCTCATGTACTTCAAGTTCTGctcagttttaatataatgaaaactttaatatcgAAGTAACCACACATTAGAAAGTCGTATAGAAAGCTTGGCTTTCGAGAAAGTTGTACTTTTTCATTGAGACAGGCTAAGTAATTgactataaaattacataggttagaaactttatttaaaataaaaacccttTACTCTATAAATGTTCATATTTCTTATATAGACAAAATAAGTGGACTAAATACTtctaaatgtcaaaataaatatgcgttataaaatataaaaaatgcaaaattatctttacttttaactgtaaaaatcatataataaattaaaacgaatGGCATTAAGCTTTAAAGACATTGAcctattccaaaaaaaaaaacaaacaaacatggCGTCCGTGACTTGCTTgacaaatgaaaacattagCACGTAAGGTGAAAGTACTTGTAAAGTACTTAAAATAACAGAGTTACTGCAACCTCCTTacctaaaaatgtttaatgtaaagAATCTCCGGCGATTTAAAAGTGCTTATTCTTTTAAGTAACGAAcgacatttaataattatttctactcatgttgattttttttttttgttccagAACAAAATGCGTACTCTATTCTTTATGGTGCTGGCGGCCATTTTGTGTAGCGCACTGgccaaaaacaaaagagatgATAATAAGGTAAAGTTCTCTTCTGTAAATCTATGGCCGATACGAATAAGGGCAAAGAGCAAATTGACAAGAGGCTctaaagtttcaaccatatagtaAAACTGGCCGCATatgccattttattttagcaaaaaatacacatttacagtcTGTAACTGTGTATTTGTGGTAATTgcatgttaactaaactaagaggtaggcttttaacataaaaaaaaaacttgagaggtgtgttgggacacccggatggaacgaagttcctttcaattaattagtgaaggaaccaatgtttattctatgaataataaacttaagtcttcacaagaagtacattttatttctatgaattttcgttatatattgtcacgtcgttgccatggtgatatagcaaaaagtgtcgtgacaacttttcgtaagaattttttccgtctagccccctttcacaacgcgcgataagaaACTTCGtttcaaaagtaaaaatcatcaatttgttactttggcccttatacataggacccatcgaaATAATATACCTcgttttaatcttactaatattataaatgcgaaagtttggttgtttgaatggatgtttgttagaaggtatctccagaacggatcaaGAGCCTTTGATCATATTcagtagatgtagaacataggcaatttttttttaattctacgtggccggagtcgcggtcgacagctagtcataagataaaaataaagatctaATGTTATCtagttataaagaaaaagcggtttacaagaaattaatttatattaaacgaaTTTTAGCGTAATTCACTTTGTCTATGGATAAgagtagggttgccaggtcgtcaaacctactagccggacagatcagccagtttggccggatattttggtagaaaggtcggacaccctatattatttagaactttgtctcagtattaataggtacactctcgtttgggaaatgtaaaaagcctaacaaaagctgGACAACTCGGacttttggccggacacgcaatcaaaaagcctacctatgtccggctttatctgtacgcctggcaacgctaaaTAAGTTTAGATCGGAACAAGGTTTTGCGTCTATAAGATTATCTAtttaacgccatctattattCGATTGTAGTACTtcgttttacttttattttatgttgtttacattttattctgcAGGTGAAAATAGCTGTATATTACGAGGCGCTTTGTCCTGACAGCAAACGTTTCATCGTATCACAACTGGCTCCTGTCTGGAGAGATTTTAGGGGTGCGGTGAAGGTCAAACTGGTGCCCTACGGAAAGGCTACTGTGAGTAAAATGTTACCAAtagattcatcatcatcatcatcatcatcagctcactatacgtccccaccgaggggctcggagcctaccccaatttacgggtgactaggccatagtcaaccacgctagccaagtgcgggttacATATAGATTGTTCTAGGTTAATTTACAATCAGACTAGTCTCTAGTCAAAATGCAAGctgtttatattgtttatatccTACATAGGAGTAGAGTTTTGTAAACTTTAACTAgcaaatgtttatttaggGACCTTGCACGAAAATTTGTgagataatattagtaacgttattgataaaaattatatatttttcaacgtACTTTATGTGAGATAGAGGGCGCTACTCAAATCGAATCGTTACGAATATATTTTCGCATATTTTCGTGCTAGACCTTTTGTGTTCGCTTGTTCTATaaccaatttttattaaataaaaaaaaggaaatgtaCGTAATCACGAAAttctaaatattacaataacatgtgcaaattaaatattttatgtaatctcTTTTGTTCTTTAGCACGATAAAGTGGACGGAAAATGGCAGTTCACTTGCCAACATGGCCCTGACGAGTGTTACGGGAACAAGGTGAAACattgtactaaaaaaaaaacaatttgttgaaatgtttttttataatattcgaggaaatgtaaacatatcATTTGTATACAGGTACAAGCTTGTATTCTGAAAGACCGCAGCTTGCAGGATACAGACAAGATGGAGCTGGTGATGTGTCTCATGAGTAACGCCAGTCCTGACAAATCTCTTGACACGGTAAATAACTTCAGAATCTCTTTAAAATTTCTGAAATTAAGTACAGGGCCGGTTTTAATACTGGCGCCTTGTGTGAGATTTTTGAGGCGCCCTTTTTTTAGTGTCGGGGGAAATCTTCTAAAGATATTTTAGGGGGCGCCACATCCGCCCCTTACATCCGACTTTGGTGCCTACGGCGC
The nucleotide sequence above comes from Papilio machaon chromosome 28, ilPapMach1.1, whole genome shotgun sequence. Encoded proteins:
- the LOC106716395 gene encoding gamma-interferon-inducible lysosomal thiol reductase; this encodes MRTLFFMVLAAILCSALAKNKRDDNKVKIAVYYEALCPDSKRFIVSQLAPVWRDFRGAVKVKLVPYGKATHDKVDGKWQFTCQHGPDECYGNKVQACILKDRSLQDTDKMELVMCLMSNASPDKSLDTCLGQVNKSNNSDKIKRCAGGEQGDAFLASYGDKTDLVQRPLSFVPTIIINEKFDQAIQDQAVNDLRGVVCRVAVNKPAIC